The Methylomicrobium agile genome has a segment encoding these proteins:
- the pyrE gene encoding orotate phosphoribosyltransferase, with protein MHDYQAQFIRYALECGVLKFGEFQLKSGRSSPYFFNTGLFNTGAKLGRLGRFYAQALIRSGIETDVLYGPAYKGIPLVSTTSIAYAELTGGDMPFAFNRKESKDHGEGGTLVGAPLTGNVVILDDVITAGTSVRESVEIIRAAGAVPAGVVIALDRQEKGLDDRSAIREVEERYGMPVVSIVTLSDIIGYLTGHAGERPGVLEAITAYRDRYGI; from the coding sequence ATGCACGATTATCAAGCACAGTTCATCCGTTACGCGCTCGAATGCGGCGTTCTGAAATTCGGCGAATTCCAGTTGAAATCCGGCCGCAGCAGCCCCTATTTTTTCAATACCGGCCTGTTCAATACCGGCGCGAAGCTGGGCCGACTCGGCCGTTTTTACGCGCAAGCCCTGATCCGGTCCGGCATCGAAACGGACGTTCTGTACGGGCCCGCCTATAAAGGCATTCCGCTGGTCAGCACGACTTCGATCGCTTATGCGGAATTGACCGGAGGCGATATGCCTTTCGCGTTCAACCGCAAGGAAAGCAAGGATCACGGCGAAGGCGGCACGCTGGTCGGTGCGCCTCTGACCGGCAATGTCGTGATTCTGGACGATGTGATCACGGCCGGCACCTCGGTCAGGGAATCGGTCGAGATCATTCGCGCCGCAGGCGCCGTGCCTGCCGGCGTGGTGATTGCGCTGGACCGCCAGGAAAAAGGTCTGGACGACCGTTCGGCGATCCGCGAAGTCGAGGAACGTTACGGTATGCCGGTCGTTTCGATCGTTACGCTGTCGGATATTATCGGTTATCTGACCGGGCATGCCGGAGAGCGGCCCGGCGTATTGGAGGCGATTACGGCCTATCGCGACCGCTATGGCATCTGA
- the thiS gene encoding sulfur carrier protein ThiS, translating to MKITVNGSARECAEQSTVATLISELELTGKKIAVELNQEILPYDQYGEYKLQDGDRLEIVHAIGGGQDDTFVIAGKAYRSRLLVGTGKYKDLEETRLATEASGAEIVTVAIRRTNIGQNKDEPNLLDVISPDKYTILPNTAGCYTAEEAVRTCRLGRELLGGHKLVKLEVLADPKTLFPDVAQTYIAAEQLVKDGFDVMVYTNDDPVAAKRLEEIGCVAVMPLAAPIGSGLGIRNPYNILTIVENAKVPVLVDAGVGTASDAAIAMELGCDGVLMNTAIAAAKNPVLMASAMKKGIEAGREAFLAGRMPKKRFASASSPLEGLFF from the coding sequence ATGAAGATTACTGTTAACGGTTCAGCCCGCGAATGCGCTGAGCAAAGCACTGTCGCCACACTGATTTCGGAGCTGGAATTGACCGGCAAGAAAATCGCGGTTGAATTGAACCAAGAGATTCTGCCTTACGATCAATACGGCGAATACAAATTGCAAGACGGCGACCGTCTCGAGATCGTGCATGCGATCGGCGGCGGCCAGGACGATACGTTCGTGATCGCTGGCAAAGCCTACCGCTCGCGCCTGCTGGTCGGCACCGGCAAATACAAAGACCTGGAAGAAACCCGGCTCGCGACCGAAGCCTCGGGCGCCGAGATCGTGACCGTGGCGATCCGCCGCACCAATATCGGCCAGAACAAGGACGAGCCCAATCTGCTCGACGTGATTTCGCCGGATAAATATACGATCCTGCCGAATACCGCCGGCTGTTATACCGCCGAAGAAGCGGTCCGTACCTGCCGCCTGGGCAGGGAACTGTTAGGAGGCCATAAACTGGTCAAGCTGGAAGTCTTGGCCGACCCGAAGACGCTGTTCCCGGACGTGGCGCAGACCTATATCGCCGCCGAGCAACTGGTCAAGGACGGCTTCGACGTGATGGTGTACACCAACGATGATCCGGTTGCCGCGAAACGGCTCGAAGAAATCGGCTGTGTGGCGGTGATGCCGCTGGCAGCTCCGATCGGCTCCGGTCTCGGCATCCGCAATCCGTATAACATCCTGACCATCGTCGAAAACGCGAAGGTGCCGGTTCTGGTCGATGCAGGCGTCGGCACCGCATCGGATGCGGCGATTGCGATGGAACTCGGCTGCGACGGGGTGTTGATGAATACCGCGATCGCGGCTGCGAAAAATCCGGTGCTGATGGCCTCTGCAATGAAGAAGGGTATCGAGGCCGGCCGCGAAGCCTTTTTAGCGGGACGGATGCCCAAGAAACGCTTCGCTTCCGCCTCTTCGCCGCTGGAAGGATTGTTTTTTTAA
- the aroG gene encoding 3-deoxy-7-phosphoheptulonate synthase AroG: MHTKYKTDDLRICETKEVIAPFQVHDEMPITDEAAETTAKARQQIHHILTGEDDRLLVVVGPCSIHDPAAAIDYAKRLKELKDELAEDLLIVMRVYFEKPRTTVGWKGLINDPDIDSSFNINKGLRIARRLLLDVASLGMPAATEYLDLISPQYISDLIAWGAIGARTTESQGHRELASGVSCPIGFKNSTDGTIKIAIDAIGAAMSPHHFLSMTKGGHSAIFSTTGNEDVHIILRGGNNQPNYDAVNVEKVAEGLINAKLRPNIMIDFSHANSLKQCQRQLIVGEDVAEQIAGGDHRIMGAMIESNLVAGKQDVVPGKPLTYGQSITDACISFEDTIPLLNTLAAAVRNRRAFDSKGV, translated from the coding sequence ATGCATACAAAATACAAAACCGACGACCTGAGAATCTGCGAAACGAAAGAAGTCATCGCGCCGTTTCAGGTTCACGATGAAATGCCGATTACCGACGAAGCGGCCGAGACCACAGCGAAAGCGCGCCAGCAAATTCATCACATTCTGACCGGCGAAGACGACCGCCTGCTGGTCGTGGTCGGCCCCTGTTCGATCCACGATCCGGCTGCCGCGATCGATTATGCCAAACGCCTGAAGGAGCTCAAGGACGAACTGGCGGAAGACTTGCTGATCGTGATGCGGGTTTATTTCGAAAAACCGCGCACCACCGTCGGCTGGAAAGGCCTGATCAACGACCCCGATATCGATTCCAGCTTCAACATCAACAAAGGCCTGCGCATCGCGCGCCGCCTGCTGCTCGACGTCGCCAGCCTGGGCATGCCGGCCGCGACCGAATACCTCGATCTGATCAGCCCGCAATATATCTCCGACCTGATCGCCTGGGGCGCGATCGGCGCGCGCACGACCGAAAGCCAGGGGCATCGGGAACTGGCCTCGGGCGTTTCCTGTCCGATCGGTTTCAAGAATTCGACCGACGGCACGATCAAGATCGCGATCGATGCGATCGGCGCCGCGATGAGCCCGCATCACTTCCTGTCGATGACCAAGGGCGGACATTCGGCCATTTTCTCGACCACCGGCAACGAAGACGTGCATATCATCCTGCGCGGCGGCAACAATCAGCCGAATTACGATGCGGTCAACGTCGAGAAGGTCGCGGAAGGGCTGATCAATGCGAAGCTCAGGCCCAATATCATGATCGATTTCAGCCACGCGAACAGCTTGAAACAATGCCAGCGCCAGCTGATCGTCGGCGAAGATGTAGCCGAACAAATTGCCGGCGGCGACCACCGGATCATGGGCGCGATGATCGAGAGCAATCTGGTCGCGGGCAAGCAGGACGTGGTACCGGGCAAGCCTTTGACCTATGGCCAGAGCATCACCGATGCCTGCATCAGTTTCGAGGATACCATACCGCTGTTGAATACACTGGCTGCCGCCGTGCGCAATCGGCGGGCCTTTGACAGCAAAGGGGTTTAA
- a CDS encoding dynamin family protein, which yields MRNLEFKEQMREYSQWRSKLMQAIEMYQQWRLRYGMHDAESDNTILNLLSGLKSDRITLAFAAEFSRGKTELINALFFAETGLRLLPSAPGRTTMSPTELFWDEEGGSYIRLLNIETRLEDVSLIELKQEPQRWKHIPLDCNSPTQMQEAFKELTAKKSVDREVAEKLGLWSKREAAEQGNLNPAKVEIPCWRHALISFPHPLLKEGLAILDTPGLNALGTEPELTLSMLPSAQTIVFLLAADTGVTKSDLEMWRSHVFKVSSGSKQSVAVVMNKIDAMWDDLTGEKGYESAIHSQIKASADILRIDEKAIFPVSAKQALLAKVKHDPELLERSRLATLENYLANDILKERRTILMNAIVRDIGFMVNESLSLVDVSYSNAISQLEEVKKIDFENKDMTGKLLAEMRDRQNQYMATVENFQTSRQVFLTQAKMLVDSFGKERVDEIVKRTREDMAKSLTTYSMKQNMRKLFDELRDLLQDSVDLTNETRRLIKAIHKKFKDEYGFVEIEPQLFSIAAYQLELEQIFAEGEAFRASAKTTMTEQSIVINKLYGTLIAKARHILKQAHDDAATWSSNVMTPLMHQIKDYKKQIDGRLLMLRKINESKGNVAESITALEEQLKQIRKQREELVFMIKMMRTEGLQFDNK from the coding sequence ATGAGGAATCTGGAATTTAAAGAGCAAATGCGCGAGTATTCACAGTGGCGTTCGAAGCTGATGCAGGCGATCGAAATGTATCAGCAGTGGCGCCTGCGCTACGGCATGCATGACGCCGAAAGCGACAATACGATTTTGAACCTGCTGAGCGGCCTCAAATCCGACCGCATTACGCTGGCGTTTGCGGCTGAATTTTCCCGGGGCAAGACCGAACTGATCAATGCGCTGTTTTTCGCCGAAACCGGCCTTCGGCTGCTGCCTTCCGCGCCGGGCCGCACCACGATGTCGCCGACCGAATTGTTCTGGGACGAAGAAGGCGGCAGCTATATTCGCTTATTGAATATCGAAACGCGTCTGGAAGATGTTTCGCTGATCGAATTGAAGCAAGAGCCGCAGCGCTGGAAGCATATTCCGCTGGATTGCAATTCCCCTACGCAAATGCAGGAAGCGTTCAAGGAGCTGACGGCGAAAAAGTCGGTGGATCGCGAGGTGGCCGAAAAACTGGGCTTATGGAGCAAGCGCGAAGCCGCCGAACAAGGCAACCTCAATCCCGCCAAAGTCGAAATTCCGTGCTGGCGCCATGCCCTGATCAGCTTTCCGCATCCCTTGCTGAAGGAAGGCTTGGCTATTCTCGATACGCCCGGCTTGAACGCACTCGGCACCGAGCCGGAACTGACTTTAAGCATGTTGCCGAGTGCCCAGACAATCGTATTCCTGCTCGCCGCGGATACCGGCGTGACCAAGAGCGACCTCGAAATGTGGCGCAGCCATGTGTTCAAGGTCAGCAGCGGCAGCAAGCAAAGCGTCGCCGTCGTCATGAACAAGATCGACGCGATGTGGGACGACTTGACCGGCGAAAAAGGCTATGAAAGTGCGATCCACTCGCAGATCAAGGCGTCGGCCGACATTTTGAGGATCGATGAAAAAGCCATTTTCCCCGTATCGGCCAAGCAGGCGTTACTGGCGAAGGTCAAGCACGATCCGGAGCTTCTGGAGAGAAGCCGCCTGGCGACGCTGGAAAATTATCTGGCCAACGATATTCTGAAAGAGCGCCGGACGATCCTGATGAATGCGATCGTCCGCGACATCGGCTTCATGGTCAACGAATCTTTGAGTCTGGTCGACGTGTCTTACAGCAATGCGATTTCCCAGCTCGAGGAAGTCAAGAAGATCGATTTCGAAAACAAGGACATGACCGGCAAGCTGCTGGCCGAAATGCGCGACAGGCAGAATCAGTACATGGCGACGGTCGAAAATTTCCAGACCAGCCGCCAAGTGTTTCTGACGCAGGCGAAAATGCTGGTCGATTCGTTCGGCAAAGAGCGGGTCGACGAAATCGTGAAACGGACCCGCGAAGACATGGCGAAAAGCCTGACGACTTACAGCATGAAGCAGAACATGCGCAAACTGTTCGACGAGCTCCGCGATCTGTTGCAGGATTCGGTCGATTTGACGAACGAAACCCGCCGGCTGATCAAGGCGATTCACAAAAAATTCAAGGATGAATACGGTTTTGTCGAAATCGAGCCGCAGCTTTTTTCGATTGCGGCCTATCAGCTCGAACTGGAGCAGATTTTCGCCGAAGGTGAAGCATTCCGCGCCAGCGCCAAAACGACGATGACCGAGCAAAGCATCGTGATCAACAAGCTGTACGGCACGCTGATCGCGAAGGCGCGGCATATCCTGAAACAGGCGCACGACGACGCGGCGACCTGGAGCAGCAACGTGATGACGCCGCTGATGCATCAGATCAAGGACTACAAGAAACAGATCGACGGCCGTCTGCTGATGCTCCGGAAGATCAACGAATCGAAAGGCAACGTCGCCGAAAGCATCACTGCCCTGGAAGAACAATTGAAACAGATCAGAAAGCAGCGGGAAGAGCTGGTCTTTATGATCAAGATGATGCGGACGGAAGGTCTGCAGTTCGACAACAAGTGA
- the trmB gene encoding tRNA (guanosine(46)-N7)-methyltransferase TrmB, which yields MLSTEVSFPRKIQSFIRRQGRLTAGQQHALDHHWKSYGLDPNADYDFAGVFGRHAPLCVEIGFGNGESLAQMAAANPEIDYIGIEVHRPGVGHLLMLLAERNLTNVRIYCHDAVEILEKRIPNDSLSGAHLFFPDPWPKKKHHKRRIVQPGFIALLSKKLKAGGYFHAASDWQPYAEHMLAVLSEQEKLANTSEAGGFCERPAYRPLTKFEQRGIRLGHGVWDLIFSKA from the coding sequence ATGCTCTCCACCGAAGTTTCATTTCCCCGCAAAATCCAGAGTTTCATTCGCCGCCAGGGGCGGCTGACCGCTGGCCAACAGCATGCGCTAGACCATCACTGGAAATCTTACGGGCTCGACCCGAACGCCGATTATGATTTTGCCGGGGTCTTCGGGCGCCATGCGCCGCTTTGCGTCGAAATCGGCTTCGGCAATGGGGAAAGTCTGGCACAGATGGCGGCGGCAAATCCGGAGATCGATTACATCGGTATCGAAGTGCATCGGCCCGGCGTCGGCCACCTGCTGATGCTGCTGGCGGAGCGGAATCTGACCAACGTCAGGATCTATTGCCACGATGCGGTCGAGATTCTCGAAAAACGGATTCCGAACGACAGCCTGAGCGGCGCCCACCTGTTTTTTCCGGACCCCTGGCCGAAAAAGAAGCATCACAAAAGACGGATCGTGCAGCCCGGCTTTATCGCACTGCTGAGCAAAAAGCTTAAAGCGGGCGGATATTTTCATGCCGCCAGCGACTGGCAGCCCTATGCGGAACACATGCTGGCGGTATTGTCCGAACAAGAAAAACTGGCGAATACCAGTGAAGCGGGGGGATTTTGCGAGCGCCCCGCCTACCGCCCCTTAACCAAATTCGAACAGCGCGGAATCAGGCTGGGGCACGGAGTTTGGGATCTGATCTTCAGCAAGGCCTGA